In Kwoniella dejecticola CBS 10117 chromosome 4, complete sequence, one genomic interval encodes:
- a CDS encoding tubulin alpha-1A chain, with the protein MREVISVHVGQAGVQIGNACWELYTLEHGLSPDGRLIEGSPHGGDDGFSTFFSETGSGKHVPRSLYVDLEPNVVDEVRTGTYRSLFHPETMITGKEDAANNYARGHYTIGKELVDNVLEQVRRLADNCSGLQGFFVFHSFGGGTGSGFGALLMERLSTDYGKKSKLEFSVYPAPKMSTSVVEPYNSVLTTHTTLEHSDCSFMVDNEAIYDICRRNLGITSPSFTNLNRLIAQVVSSITASLRFDGSLNVDLNEFQTNLVPFPRIHFPLATYAPVVSAEKAFHESNSVSEMTISCFESNNQMVKCDPRQGKYMACCLLYRGDVVPKDVNAAVANVRTKRTIQFVDWCPTGFKLGICNEPPALVPGGDLAKVSRSLCMLSNTTSIATAWARLDNKFDLLYSKRAFVHWYVGEGMEEGEFSEAREDLAALEKDYEEVGIDSVDVEEEEGEY; encoded by the exons ATGCGAGAGGTTATCAGT GTCCACGTCGGTCAAGCCG GTGTTCAAATCGGTAATGCTTGTTGGGAGCTCTACACCCTCGAGCACGGGTTGAGC CCCGACGGTAGACTTATTGAGGGATCTCCTCAcggtggagatgatgggttctccaccttcttctcggaGACCGGTTCCGGAAAACACGTTCCCAGATCTCTTTACGTCGATCTCGAACCAAATGTCGTCGACGAGGTTAGAACTGGAACTTACCGAAGTCTGTTCCACCCTGAAACCATGATCACCGGCAAAGAGGATGCTGCTAACAACT ACGCCCGTGGTCATTACACCATTGGGAAAGAACTCGTTGACAACGTTCTTGAGCAAGTACGAAGACTCGCCGACAACTGTTCCGGTCTTCAAGggttcttcgtcttccactcATTCGGTGGTGGAACAGGTTCAGGTTTCGGAGCTCTTTTGATGGAAAGACTTTCCACCGACTACGGCAAGAAGTCCAAGCTTGAGTTCTCGGTTTACCCTGCCCCAAAGATGTCGACTTCGGTTGTTGAACCTTACAACTCCGTTTTGACCACCCACACAACCCTCGAGCACTCTGATTGTTCATTCATGGTCGACAACGAAGC CATCTACGATATCTGCCGAAGGAACTTGGGTATCACCTCCCCGTCTTTCACAAACCTTAACAGATTGATTGCTCAAGTCGTCTCCTCAATTACTGCTTCCCTTCGATTCGACGGTTCCCTCAACGTCGACTTGAACGAATTCCAGACCAACTTGGTGCC TTTCCCTCGTATCCACTTCCCTCTCGCTACTTACGCGCCCGTTGTCTCTGCTGAGAAGG CCTTCCACGAGTCCAACTCAGTATCCGAAATGACCATCTCATGTTTCGAATCGAACAACCAAATGGTCAAATGTGATCCCCGACAAGGAAAATACATGGCTTGTTGTTTGCTTTACCGAGGAGATGTCGTTCCCAAGGATGTCAACGCCGCCGTCGCAAACGTCCGAACCAAGCGAACGATTCAATTCGTCGACTGGTGTCCTACCGGTTTCAAGCTTGGTATCTGTAACGAGCCCCCTGCTCTCGTTCCAGGTGGTGATCTCGCCAAGGTCTCCCGATCTCTCTGTATGCTTTCCAACACTACTTCCATTGCTACCGCCTGGGCTCGTCTCGACAACAAATTCGACTTGCTCTACTCTAAGCGAGCATTCGTTCACTGG TACGTTGGTGAAGGTATGGAGGAAGGTGAATTCTCTGAGGCAAGAGAAGACTTGGCTGCCCTGGAGAAAGATTACGAGGAAGTTGGAATCGACTccgtcgatgttgaggaagaagagggcgaATACTAG
- a CDS encoding isocitrate lyase — protein sequence MSDDNWLSGSAIEGWWSSPSQRDIKRPYSADTVASLRDVFPENHHSNAMALKLRDIFARVQRDKSVNLTTSVIDPVTAQVMAEAGFETLYVSGGMSANTDTATDDPGPDLLLHSRTARVNKTGKDDLPLLPIIADADSGHGQHTAIMKLVKLFVQSGVSGFHLDDLVSGVKRHDGKDGLSSVIVPTNEYLKRLAAAKLQLDIMGSEVVSIARTDAETATHITSTIDQRDRPFILGATVDMPHHYIHAEGNSGKDEWKREARLSTLDEAFKSSNPDLYEGFISQTTGLNVSEALAVAHKLAPTFYWNCESPRTTEGWYAYKGGTEAAISRANAAANIADMVWACAHSYKAEVADRFSRGVQDVRPGKWMAYNITGGFPDDGTADEEIKGIPSTLASMGYVWLFLPIGGLTAVGLGSKVAMRAIKDEGLYGYLSQVSRPAAHHADGTSPEWWWKIMGKLADDAADAIGQGV from the exons ATGTCAGACGACAATTGGCTCAGCGGGTCTGCGATTGAAGGATGGTGGTCATCACCTTCTCAGAGAGACATCAAGCGACCGTACTCCGCAGACACGGTAGCTTCACTTCGGGATGTGTTTCCGGAAAATCATCACTCGAATGCTATGGCTCTGAAATTACGAGATATCTTCGCGAGAGTTCAGAGAGACAAGTCAGTAAACCTGACGACAAGCGTTATTGATCCTGTCACAGCTCAAGTCATGGCTGAGGCTGGATTTG AAACCCTCTACGTATCCGGAGGGATGTCCGCAAATACCGATACAGCGACGGATGACCCTGGGCCTGATTTG CTTCTGCATTCGCGTACAGCTCGGGTCAATAAGACCGGGAAAGATGATTTACCATTGTTACCGATAATAGCGGACGCCGATTCAGGTCATGGACAACATACCGCGATCATGAAGCTGGTCAAGCTTTTCGTGCAGAGCGGGGTATCCGGATTTCATCTAGACGACCTAGTGTCCGGGGTGAAGAGGCACGATGGGAAAGATGGGTTATCAAGTGTCATCGTGCCCACAAACGAATACCTGAAGCGGCTAGCCGCTGCGAAGCTGCAGCTGGACATCATGGG GTCCGAAGTGGTGTCCATCGCCCGGACTGATGCAGAAACAGCTACGCACATCACgtccaccatcgaccagcGAGACAGGCCGTTCATCCTCGGAGCTACCGTGGATATGCCGCATCACTATATACACGCCGAGGGTAACTCGGGGAAAGACGAGTGGAAACGAGAGGCCAGGTTATCCACGCTGGACGAAGCCTTCAAGAGCTCTAACCCAGACCTATACGAAGGCTTCATATCCCAAACGACAGGCTTGAACGTGTCCGAGGCGTTAGCTGTCGCCCACAAATTAGCCCCGACATTCTATTGGAATTGCGAAAGCCCCCGAACGACCGAAGGGTGGTATGCCTACAAAGGAGGAACGGAAGCTGCGATCAGCAGGGCGAACGCCGCCGCGAACATAGCGGATATGGTCTGGGCATGTGCGCATTCGTATAAAGCTGAAGTGGCAGACCGGTTCTCGCGGGGCGTTCAAGATGTTCGTCCCGGCAAGTGGATGGCTTATAATATCACAGGAGGATTTcccgatgatg GCAccgcagacgaagagatcaagggCATACCCTCCACACTGGCCTCGATGGGCTACGTGTGGCTTTTCCTCCCGATTGGCGGCCTCACGGCGGTCGGATTAGGTTCGAAGGTGGCCATGCGAgcgatcaaagatgaaggacTATATGGGTATCTCTCTCAAGTCTCGAGACCCGCCGCGCATCATGCAGATGGGACGAGTCCGGAATGGTGGTGGAAGATTATGGGTAAGCTGGCCGATGACGCGGCTGATGCCATTGGACAGGGCGTCTAA